One Alnus glutinosa chromosome 3, dhAlnGlut1.1, whole genome shotgun sequence genomic region harbors:
- the LOC133862754 gene encoding uncharacterized protein At2g39920 isoform X2, whose amino-acid sequence MSAYAHQMEREYSARSLSNRENSGTEMGSRYVMESGFYMTSFAATIFIAGLVTVGVLLITLLIALTVMLQSCQKLNGLEADEFPSICRAFAIQYIRVGQYARDLNATMQVVENYFSSIMPLKNGLDVVLIDIDDILSSNPHHTNLLMHRFGQFDCSGCIEEAKHLKHLLIFRLYMKLQASGWPLILLSRKSWRQQNATVGHLISAGYSGWTSLIMRSDDEVHVDSCEYFSRRRAGMQKDGFIIAGVISSRMDALTGPYLGKRIFKLPNAVYYNLDRQIGKSVPE is encoded by the exons ATGTCAGCATATGCCCATCAAATGGAGCGGGAGTACTCCGCGCGGAGTCTCTCCAATAGAGAAAATTCTG GCACAGAGATGGGAAGCCGTTATGTGATGGAGTCAGGGTTCTACATGACATCTTTTGCTGCAACGATCTTCATTGCTGGACTTGTAACTGTTGGGGTTTTATTAATCACTTTGCTGATTGCATTAACAGTAATGTTGCAATCTTGCCAAA AGCTCAACGGCTTGGAAGCAGATGAATTCCCTTCAATTTGCAGGGCTTTTGCTATTCAGTATATTAGAGTAGGTCAATATGCGAGAGATTTAAATGCTACTATGCAGGTAGTTGAGAACTATTTCAGTAGCATTATGCCGCTAAAGAATGGTCTGGATGTTGTATTAATTGACATAGATGACATTCTTTCCTCAAATCCTCACCATACCAATCTATTAATGcacag ATTTGGTCAGTTCGATTGTAGTGGTTGTATTGAAGAGGCTAAGCATTTGAAGCACCTGCTTATCTTTAGATTATACATGAAACTTCAAGCTAGTGGGTGGcctttaattttgttatcaAGAAAGTCTTGGAGACAACAGAATGCCACTGTAGGGCACCTTATTTCTGCAGGATATAGTGGTTGGACTTCATTGATTATGAG ATCGGATGATGAAGTGCATGTGGATAGCTGTGAATACTTTTCCAGACGAAGGGCTGGAATGCAGAAAGATGGCTTCATTATAGCAGGTGTGATAAGCAGCCGCATGGATGCTTTGACAGGCCCATATTTAGGAAAGCGTATTTTTAAGCTTCCGAATGCTGTATATTACAATTTGGACCGTCAAATTGGGAAATCTGTTCCAGAGTAG
- the LOC133862754 gene encoding uncharacterized protein At2g39920 isoform X1, producing MSAYAHQMEREYSARSLSNRENSGTEMGSRYVMESGFYMTSFAATIFIAGLVTVGVLLITLLIALTVMLQSCQSKSSGVVEIQKASDDYNDCKMFALYAELNGLEADEFPSICRAFAIQYIRVGQYARDLNATMQVVENYFSSIMPLKNGLDVVLIDIDDILSSNPHHTNLLMHRFGQFDCSGCIEEAKHLKHLLIFRLYMKLQASGWPLILLSRKSWRQQNATVGHLISAGYSGWTSLIMRSDDEVHVDSCEYFSRRRAGMQKDGFIIAGVISSRMDALTGPYLGKRIFKLPNAVYYNLDRQIGKSVPE from the exons ATGTCAGCATATGCCCATCAAATGGAGCGGGAGTACTCCGCGCGGAGTCTCTCCAATAGAGAAAATTCTG GCACAGAGATGGGAAGCCGTTATGTGATGGAGTCAGGGTTCTACATGACATCTTTTGCTGCAACGATCTTCATTGCTGGACTTGTAACTGTTGGGGTTTTATTAATCACTTTGCTGATTGCATTAACAGTAATGTTGCAATCTTGCCAAAGTAAGAGTTCAGGAGTTGTTGAAATTCAGAAAGCAAGTGATGATTACAATGATTGCAAGATGTTTGCTCTGTATGCAGAGCTCAACGGCTTGGAAGCAGATGAATTCCCTTCAATTTGCAGGGCTTTTGCTATTCAGTATATTAGAGTAGGTCAATATGCGAGAGATTTAAATGCTACTATGCAGGTAGTTGAGAACTATTTCAGTAGCATTATGCCGCTAAAGAATGGTCTGGATGTTGTATTAATTGACATAGATGACATTCTTTCCTCAAATCCTCACCATACCAATCTATTAATGcacag ATTTGGTCAGTTCGATTGTAGTGGTTGTATTGAAGAGGCTAAGCATTTGAAGCACCTGCTTATCTTTAGATTATACATGAAACTTCAAGCTAGTGGGTGGcctttaattttgttatcaAGAAAGTCTTGGAGACAACAGAATGCCACTGTAGGGCACCTTATTTCTGCAGGATATAGTGGTTGGACTTCATTGATTATGAG ATCGGATGATGAAGTGCATGTGGATAGCTGTGAATACTTTTCCAGACGAAGGGCTGGAATGCAGAAAGATGGCTTCATTATAGCAGGTGTGATAAGCAGCCGCATGGATGCTTTGACAGGCCCATATTTAGGAAAGCGTATTTTTAAGCTTCCGAATGCTGTATATTACAATTTGGACCGTCAAATTGGGAAATCTGTTCCAGAGTAG
- the LOC133862754 gene encoding uncharacterized protein At2g39920 isoform X3 has protein sequence MSAYAHQMEREYSARSLSNRENSGTEMGSRYVMESGFYMTSFAATIFIAGLVTVGVLLITLLIALTVMLQSCQSKSSGVVEIQKASDDYNDCKMFALYAELNGLEADEFPSICRAFAIQYIRVGQYARDLNATMQVVENYFSSIMPLKNGLDVVLIDIDDILSSNPHHTNLLMHRFGQFDCSGCIEEAKHLKHLLIFRLYMKLQASGWPLILLSRKSWRQQNATVGHLISAGYSGWTSLIMSQR, from the exons ATGTCAGCATATGCCCATCAAATGGAGCGGGAGTACTCCGCGCGGAGTCTCTCCAATAGAGAAAATTCTG GCACAGAGATGGGAAGCCGTTATGTGATGGAGTCAGGGTTCTACATGACATCTTTTGCTGCAACGATCTTCATTGCTGGACTTGTAACTGTTGGGGTTTTATTAATCACTTTGCTGATTGCATTAACAGTAATGTTGCAATCTTGCCAAAGTAAGAGTTCAGGAGTTGTTGAAATTCAGAAAGCAAGTGATGATTACAATGATTGCAAGATGTTTGCTCTGTATGCAGAGCTCAACGGCTTGGAAGCAGATGAATTCCCTTCAATTTGCAGGGCTTTTGCTATTCAGTATATTAGAGTAGGTCAATATGCGAGAGATTTAAATGCTACTATGCAGGTAGTTGAGAACTATTTCAGTAGCATTATGCCGCTAAAGAATGGTCTGGATGTTGTATTAATTGACATAGATGACATTCTTTCCTCAAATCCTCACCATACCAATCTATTAATGcacag ATTTGGTCAGTTCGATTGTAGTGGTTGTATTGAAGAGGCTAAGCATTTGAAGCACCTGCTTATCTTTAGATTATACATGAAACTTCAAGCTAGTGGGTGGcctttaattttgttatcaAGAAAGTCTTGGAGACAACAGAATGCCACTGTAGGGCACCTTATTTCTGCAGGATATAGTGGTTGGACTTCATTGATTATGAG TCAGCGCTGA
- the LOC133862756 gene encoding uncharacterized protein LOC133862756 yields MDNFRPTLRNWHFERDTAGARTDQPNMFARSRSVQVAATPDFRAGALIPWRPSEERSRTGPSGLAGRFSGQALSEAYPGARQMSQVSPPTPGFTGQGRNLEQNSGLTRNDHDKGSSKKFRKEIYNPSPKRISRRLSLYYRDNRKNILNGTEKDRGEDDDDKRCPICWEDFEAREEVMLTPCNHMFHENCIMPWVKTQAHCPVCRFAFADEMLQIRETTTTATTSNLLVNNNNHVAYVAPTHSIAVEDFFAILRAMDEALQWG; encoded by the exons ATGGACAATTTCAGACCCACGCTTAGGAATTGGCATTTTGAAAGGGACACGGCCGGTGCCCGTACTGATCAACCAAACATGTTCGCCCGCTCCCGTTCCGTCCAAGTCGCCGCTACTCCC GATTTCAGGGCAGGCGCGCTGATTCCATGGCGACCGTCTGAGGAGAGATCGAGAACAGGGCCCTCTGGCTTGGCCGGCCG CTTTTCTGGACAAGCTCTATCGGAAGCGTATCCCGGGGCCAGACAAATGAGCCAGGTTTCCCCTCCAACTCCAGGATTCACAGGCCAAGGACGGAATCTGGAGCAGAACTCCGGATTGACACGTAATGATCATGATAAGGGGTCGTCGAAGAAGTTTAGGAAAGAAATATACAATCCTTCCCCGAAGAGGATATCGAGGAGGCTTAGCTTGTATTACAGGGACAATAGGAAGAATATTTTGAATGGAACGGAGAAAGATAGGggggaagatgatgatgataaaaGGTGTCCCATTTGCTGGGAGGATTTTGAGGCGAGAGAGGAGGTGATGCTAACCCCATGCAATCACATGTTCCATGAGAACTGCATCATGCCTTGGGTTAAGACCCAGGCTCACTGCCCCGTCTGTCGCTTTGCATTTGCCGACGAAATGCTCCAAATCAGAGAAACTACTACTACTGCTACAACATCAAACCTCCTCGTAAACAATAATAACCATGTTGCATACGTGGCACCCACTCATAGTATTGCAGTAGAAGACTTTTTTGCGATATTAAGGGCAATGGACGAAGCTCTTCAATGGGGCtaa
- the LOC133862751 gene encoding uncharacterized protein LOC133862751: MEFGGASSSSRVFNGRQFSCQSAFPRKSQTLTDLSSLLYRRPSNASFRISTAFSRRDCTCKATLKQANTAPAKVKKMSGNEFELSSLTALSPLDGRYWGKVKDLAPYMSEYGLIYFRVLVEIKWLLKLSQIPEVTEVPSFSEEAQSYLQGLVDGFSMNDALEVKNIEKVTNHDVKAVEYFLKNKCQSHPEIAKVLEFFHFACTSEDINNLAHGLMLKEAMNSAIFPVMDELIKAICNIAKDNAHIPMLSRTHGQPASPTTLGKEMAVFAIRLSRERREISQVEIMGKFAGAVGNYNAHLVAYPDVKWPQIAEDFVQSLGLSFNPYVTQIETHDYMAKLFHAIIQFNNILIDFDRDLWGYISLGYFKQITRAGEIGSSTMPHKVNPIDFENSEGNLGVANGGLSHLSTKLPISRWQRDLTDSTVLRNMGVGLGHSILAYKSTLQGIAKLQVNEAHLSEDLNQSWEVLAEPIQTVMRRYGVPEPYEKLKELTRGRAVTKESITEFIKGLDLPEEAKTNLLKLTPHSYVGAAVELARNVDIAVDLVNGMKVFESL; encoded by the exons ATGGAGTTTggaggagcttcttcttcttctagggTTTTCAACGGGAGACAGTTCTCTTGCCAGAGCGCCTTCCCGAGAAAATCTCAAACGTTGACGGACCTCTCGAGCTTGCTTTATCGTCGTCCTTCAAATGCTTCGTTTCGCATTTCCACTGCATTTTCTCGCAGAGATTGCACTTGCAAAGCGACTCTAAAACAGGCCAATACCGCCCCGGCGAAG GTGAAGAAGATGTCTGGAAATGAATTTGAGCTTTCAAGTTTAACGGCTTTGTCACCGTTGGATGGTCGTTATTGGGGTAAAGTTAAGGACTTGGCTCCTTATATGAGCGAGTACGGTCTAATCTACTTCCGCGTCTTAGTTGAG ATCAAATGGTTGCTAAAGCTTTCACAAATTCCTGAAGTCACAGAGGTTCCAAGCTTCAGCGAAGAAGCTCAGTCATATTTGCAAGGATTGGTTGATGGCTTTAGCATGAATGATGCTTTGGAAGTTAAGAATATTGAAAAAGTGACAAATCATGATGTAAAAGCAGTGGAATActtcttgaaaaacaaatgcCAATCGCATCCGGAGATAGCTAAG GTGCTTGAGTTTTTTCATTTTGCTTGCACATCTGAAGACATCAATAATCTTGCCCATGGATTGATGCTTAAAGAAGCAATGAACTCTGCCATATTCCCTGTCATGGATGAACTGATTAAGGCAATATGTAACATTGCTAAAGATAACGCTCACATTCCAATGCTTTCTCGCACTCATGGGCAG CCAGCTTCACCTACGACTTTGGGGAAGGAAATGGCAGTCTTTGCCATCAGGTTAAGCAGAGAAAGGCGAGAAATTTCTCAGGTTGAGATAATGGGGAAGTTTGCTGGTGCAGTTGGTAATTACAATGCACATCTTGTTGCATATCCTGATGTTAAGTGGCCTCAAATTGCTGAAGATTTTGTACAATCACTTGGACTGAGTTTTAATCCCTATGTTACTCAG ATAGAAACCCATGACTATATGGCAAAACTTTTTCATGCAATCATTCAGTTCAACAATATATTGATTGACTTTGATAGGGATTTATGGGGCTACATATCTTTAGGTTACTTTAAGCAG ATAACTAGGGCTGGTGAGATTGGGTCTTCAACTATGCCTCACAAAGTGAATCctattgattttgaaaatagtgAAGGTAATCTTGGTGTGGCTAATGGAGGTTTATCTCATCTAAGCACGAAGTTACCTATTTCACGTTGGCAG CGTGACTTGACTGATTCGACTGTTCTGAGGAACATGGGTGTGGGATTAGGGCATTCAATTCTTGCCTACAAAAGCACACTACAGGGGATAGCAAAGCTTCAG GTCAATGAAGCTCACTTGAGTGAGGACTTGAACCAGTCATGGGAGGTGCTTGCTGAACCAATACAGACT GTTATGCGAAGATATGGTGTTCCTGAACCATATGAGAAGCTAAAGGAGCTAACAAGAGGAAGAGCAGTTACTAAAGAAAGTATAACAGAATTTATCAAAGGCTTGGATTTACCTGAAGAAGCAAAGACCAATCTGTTGAAATTAACACCACATAGCTATGTTGGGGCAGCTGTTGAATTGGCCAGGAATGTCGATATAGCTGTGGATTTGGTGAATGGGATGAAGGTCTTCGAAAGCTTATAG
- the LOC133862753 gene encoding sedoheptulose-1,7-bisphosphatase, chloroplastic: METGMACYTRGAFLPSVASKHSNGIVSPPSLSPSFSSKSLKSSSLFGESLRVVPKSSLKASKTKNSSLVTRCEIGDSLEEFLSKATPDKGLIRLMVCMGEALRTISFKVRTASCGGTACVNSFGDEQLAVDMLADKLLFEALTYSHFCKYACSEEVPELQDMGGPVEGGFSVAFDPLDGSSIVDTNFTVGTIFGVWPGDKLTGVKGRDQVAAAMGIYGPRTTYVLALKDVPGTHEFLLLDEGKWQHVKDTTEIGEGKLFSPGNLRATFDNPEYNKLINYYVSEKYTLRYTGGMVPDVNQIIVKEKGIFTNVISPTSKAKLRLLFEVAPLGLLVEQAGGYSSDGHQSVLDKVINNLDDRTQVAYGSKNEIIRFEKTLYGSSRLEAGVPVGAAA; encoded by the exons ATGGAGACCGGCATGGCGTGTTACACGCGTGGAGCATTCTTGCCTAGTGTTGCTTCTAAGCATTCAAATGGGATAGTCTCTCCACCATCCCTTTCTCCATCTTTCAGTTCCAAG AGTTTGAAATCAAGCTCACTATTTGGGGAGTCATTAAGAGTGGTGCCAAAATCATCACTGAAAGCTTCAAAGACAAAGAACTCTTCCCTTGTAACAAGATGTGAGATTGGCGATAGCTTG GAAGAGTTCCTTTCAAAGGCCACCCCTGATAAGGGATTAATCAGATTGATGGTGTGTATGGGAGAAGCATTGAGGACCATATCATTCAAAGTGAGGACAGCTTCTTGTGGAGGAACAGCATGTGTGAATTCTTTTGGAGACGAGCAGCTTGCTGTGGATATGCTAGCCGACAAGCTTCTTTTTGAG GCCTTAACTTACTCACACTTCTGCAAGTATGCTTGCTCTGAAGAAGTTCCTGAACTCCAAGACATGGGAGGCCCGGTTGAAG GTGGATTTAGTGTTGCTTTCGATCCACTTGATGGCTCCAGCATTGTCGACACAAATTTCACAGTAGGCACCATCTTTGGGGTGTGGCCTGGAGACAAGTTAACTGGTGTGAAAGGAAGAGATCAAGTTGCTGCAGCCATGGGGATTTATGGTCCCCGAACTACATATGTTCTTGCTCTTAAAGACGTCCCTGGCACTCATGAGTTCCTTCTTCTTGATGAAG GAAAATGGCAACATGTCAAGGACACAACAGAAATTGGCGAAGGGAAACTCTTCTCCCCAGGAAATCTGAGAGCCACATTTGACAACCCTGAATACAACAAG CTGATCAACTATTATGTAAGTGAGAAGTACACATTGAGATACACTGGAGGAATGGTGCCAGACGTTAACCAG ATTATTGTGAAAGAAAAAGGTATCTTCACTAATGTGATTTCCCCAACTTCCAAAGCCAAGCTGAGGTTATTATTTGAGGTAGCTCCTTTGGGACTATTGGTTGAGCAAGCCGGAGGTTACAGCAGTGATGGCCATCAGTCTGTACTAGACAAGGTGATTAATAATCTTGATGACAGAACTCAAGTTGCTTATGGATCCAAGAACGAGATTATCCGATTTGAAAAAACTCTATATGGATCCTCCAGGCTCGAGGCTGGGGTGCCTGTTGGAGCTGCTgcttaa